A genome region from Blautia coccoides includes the following:
- a CDS encoding flavodoxin family protein codes for MKILGISFGRKNQRCDIMVKEALFAARAEGAEVEFINTMAMRIDHCHACDYCSRCRDKGEVEIKCCLKDDYHILEEAYLNCDGIIIGAPVYAVGIVGQFKNFMDRLCPSHDRASLLEENKKRAAAGKPLLDERYFKDRYSAYISVGGAGTRNWVALGLPMLHLFDFSFVQKCVGHVDAYQQGITAHPVLDRDLMGRCASLGKAVAQSIGKPYSQTDIWVGEPEEDGTCPVCHCRMLNMNGTTEVECPVCGIWGKMSVKDEKVTIHWPEEEIRRARNTQEGIYEHYNEIQGMIKICISKLSDPQNAEYIRQEMDRYKRFNEIVSSPESDS; via the coding sequence ATGAAAATATTGGGGATTTCATTCGGCCGGAAAAACCAGCGGTGCGATATTATGGTAAAGGAAGCACTGTTTGCCGCAAGGGCAGAAGGGGCGGAGGTAGAGTTTATCAATACAATGGCCATGCGGATCGATCACTGCCATGCATGTGATTATTGCTCCCGCTGCCGCGACAAAGGAGAGGTGGAAATCAAATGCTGCTTAAAGGATGATTACCATATCCTGGAGGAGGCTTATCTAAACTGTGACGGTATTATTATCGGTGCGCCGGTGTATGCAGTTGGCATTGTAGGGCAGTTTAAAAATTTTATGGATCGTCTCTGTCCTTCCCATGACCGTGCGTCGCTGCTGGAAGAAAACAAGAAGCGTGCGGCAGCCGGAAAACCTCTGCTGGATGAACGTTATTTCAAGGACCGCTATTCCGCATATATCTCCGTGGGAGGTGCAGGTACCCGCAATTGGGTGGCATTAGGGCTGCCCATGCTGCATTTGTTTGACTTTTCTTTTGTACAGAAATGTGTGGGCCATGTGGATGCATACCAACAGGGAATCACAGCTCATCCGGTGTTAGACAGAGATTTAATGGGGAGATGTGCTTCTCTGGGAAAAGCAGTAGCCCAGTCCATCGGAAAACCTTACAGCCAGACAGATATCTGGGTGGGAGAACCGGAAGAAGACGGCACCTGCCCTGTGTGCCATTGCCGCATGTTGAATATGAACGGCACCACAGAGGTGGAATGCCCGGTGTGCGGAATCTGGGGCAAGATGAGTGTGAAAGATGAAAAAGTGACCATTCACTGGCCGGAGGAAGAAATCAGAAGGGCACGAAATACACAGGAAGGTATCTATGAGCACTATAATGAGATACAGGGTATGATCAAAATATGTATATCTAAATTAAGTGATCCCCAAAATGCTGAGTATATCAGACAGGAAATGGATCGCTATAAAAGGTTTAATGAGATTGTCTCATCTCCGGAGTCAGATTCGTAA